Proteins encoded by one window of Sphaerodactylus townsendi isolate TG3544 linkage group LG02, MPM_Stown_v2.3, whole genome shotgun sequence:
- the TRMT5 gene encoding tRNA (guanine(37)-N1)-methyltransferase, translating to MRIFKQLNGFFARLPKTKAFGTTASNTSLPPIWALRDQSFDRLPGCLSAAQRNNFATMPEMLDSQPDLDLYVPHPRVRGMTTLDRAAFTKQVVLPALKVKKDALQKVVKSLKGVLLQRPGLKRIVDDLEGEDERLILLDPHKIPAGSSLAEAQQEVLKSFSVSPEVLSYNLELTYDNFKVEEVLQAVLPEGQEVTTAFSRIGHIAHLNLRDHQLPYKHLIGQVIIDKNPGLTCAVNKTNIIESAYRNFQMEVLAGEEANMITKVKEHYITYEFDFSKVYWNPRLCTEHARVVGLLKPGDFLFDVFAGVGPFAVPAAKRNCVVFANDLNPESYRWLQHNCKLNKVDRKVQTFNMDGRDFLEGPVRQTLIQQLALKDRKHALHIVMNLPAMAIEFLDAFRHLLAGGTGSADLPTVHCYGFSKHDDPVRDVQERAEARLGTSLEGCCSVELVRNVAPHKEMMCISFRVPAEVLYKEPPSGAGVDHQPQEPASKRPRSSEESPEEKGKEAL from the exons ATGAG GATTTTCAAGCAATTAAACGGCTTCTTCGCTAGACTCCCGAAAACAAAAGCTTTTGGAACGACTGCATCAAATACATCACTTCCACCCATCTGGGCGCTTCGGGACCAGTCTTTCGATCGGTTGCCTGGATGTCTCTCAGCCGCTCAGAGAAATAATTTTGCCACCATGCCAGAGATGCTGGACAGTCAACCTGACCTTGACCTGTACGTACCTCACCCCAGAGTCCGTGGCATGACCACCCTGGACCGAGCCGCTTTCACAAAGCAGGTGGTCCTCCCAGCGCTCAAGGTTAAGAAAGACGCCCTTCAGAAAGTGGTGAAGTCTCTCAAAGGTGTCCTGCTCCAGCGCCCAGGTCTAAAGAGAATAGTTGACGATCTGGAAGGCGAAGATGAGAGGTTAATTTTGTTGGATCCTCACAAGATTCCTGCCGGTTCTTCATTGGCTGAAGCCCAGCAAGAGGTGTTGAAGAGCTTCAGCGTGAGCCCCGAGGTGCTCAGCTACAACCTGGAACTCACCTACGACAACTTCAAGGTGGAAGAAGTTCTACAAGCCGTGCTTCCTGAAGGCCAGGAAGTCACCACAGCCTTCAGCAGGATTGGCCATATAGCTCATTTGAATCTGAGAGACCATCAGCTGCCCTACAAGCATTTGATCG GCCAAGTGATCATCGACAAGAATCCAGGACTGACCTGCGCCGTGAATAAAACCAATATCATAGAAAGCGCCTATCGAAATTTTCAGATGGAGGTGCTAGCTGGAGAAGAAGCCAACATGATAACGAAG GTAAAAGAACATTACATCACGTATGAATTCGATTTTTCCAAAGTCTACTGGAACCCCCGGCTCTGTACGGAGCACGCGCGCGTCGTCGGCCTCCTAAAGCCGGGAGACTTCCTCTTCGACGtctttgcaggggtggggccttTCGCCGTCCCGGCGGCGAAGAGGAACTGCGTTGTGTTCGCGAATGACCTCAACCCCGAATCCTACAGATGGCTGCAGCACAACTGCAAACTCAACAAGGTGGACCGGAAGGTCCAAACCTTCAACATGGACGGCCGGGACTTCCTGGAAGGGCCCGTGAGGCAAACGCTGATCCAGCAGCTCGCCTTGAAGGATCGGAAGCACGCCCTGCACATCGTCATGAACTTGCCGGCCATGGCGATCGAGTTCCTGGACGCCTTCAGGCACCTCTTGGCCGGTGGGACGGGCAGCGCCGACCTTCCCACGGTGCACTGCTACGGCTTCTCCAAGCACGACGACCCTGTGCGAGACGTGCAGGAGAGAGCAGAAGCCCGCTTGGGGACTTCCTTGGAGGGCTGCTGTTCTGTGGAGCTGGTGAGGAACGTGGCGCCCCATAAAGAAATGATGTGCATCAGCTTCCGCGTACCAGCTGAGGTGTTGTACAAGGAGCCGCCTTCAGGGGCAG GTGTGGATCACCAGCCTCAAGAGCCAGCCTCCAAACGTCCGCGCTCAAGTGAAGAGTCCccagaagaaaaggggaaagaggcTCTTTAG